The following proteins are co-located in the Leptospira weilii genome:
- a CDS encoding S1 RNA-binding domain-containing protein: MKESEKELFEKMLEASFKKKKAMESGTRVTAIVNSAKKDFVFVTTKEGKLPGIISSEEFIESGLPKQGNEIEAYFLKEDHGDVHFTTCLSGDSLNKDLLEIAKRAEIPVLGQFIGENDSGAEVKIGEFTAFCPFSQIDPELKKSGLSGKRSKFLIQDTRGKFVVSQKKISDKAKEAKLGILKQELKEGMFVTCKVKTIQSFGLIVEMDGLTALIPISEATYKKNPELEKEFQVGQTLRARILRIDWENQKFALTVKDFLKDPWAQTVPFKEGDIVKGTIDSLKPFGLFVKLDDHFNGLVPARETGTPNRVPLTQSFKPGEVIDVFVMEVNPERKQISLSIQKAKEIQERMDYSSYLSSDTSGSTSSFGAILQNSLNKNKKR, translated from the coding sequence ATGAAAGAATCCGAAAAAGAACTCTTTGAGAAAATGTTAGAGGCTTCCTTTAAAAAGAAAAAGGCGATGGAATCGGGGACCAGAGTCACCGCGATCGTGAACTCTGCTAAGAAAGACTTCGTTTTCGTTACCACAAAGGAAGGAAAACTCCCCGGAATTATTTCTTCGGAAGAATTCATAGAATCGGGACTTCCGAAGCAAGGTAACGAAATCGAAGCTTACTTTCTCAAAGAAGATCATGGAGACGTTCATTTTACTACATGTCTCAGCGGCGATTCGCTGAACAAAGATCTATTAGAAATCGCTAAAAGAGCCGAAATTCCGGTTCTCGGTCAATTCATCGGCGAAAACGACTCCGGAGCCGAAGTTAAAATCGGAGAATTTACCGCATTTTGTCCGTTTTCCCAAATCGATCCCGAGCTTAAAAAATCGGGATTATCCGGGAAACGATCAAAGTTTTTAATCCAAGACACCAGAGGCAAGTTCGTCGTTTCTCAAAAGAAAATCTCCGATAAGGCGAAGGAAGCAAAATTAGGAATTTTGAAACAAGAACTCAAAGAAGGAATGTTCGTCACCTGCAAAGTGAAAACGATTCAGAGCTTCGGACTTATCGTGGAAATGGACGGCCTTACCGCGCTCATTCCGATCAGCGAAGCGACTTACAAAAAAAATCCCGAACTGGAAAAAGAATTTCAAGTCGGCCAAACTTTAAGAGCGAGAATTCTCCGAATCGATTGGGAAAATCAGAAGTTCGCATTAACGGTTAAGGATTTTCTAAAGGATCCTTGGGCGCAAACCGTTCCGTTCAAGGAAGGGGACATCGTAAAAGGAACAATCGATTCTCTCAAACCTTTCGGTTTGTTCGTAAAGTTAGACGATCATTTCAACGGCCTTGTTCCGGCGAGAGAAACCGGAACTCCAAACCGGGTTCCTTTAACTCAGAGTTTTAAGCCCGGGGAAGTAATTGACGTTTTTGTAATGGAAGTAAATCCGGAAAGAAAACAGATCTCGCTTTCGATTCAGAAAGCGA
- a CDS encoding glycosyltransferase family 2 protein has translation MRLPLSVCIITLNEQDNIERCLKPLNFVSEIIVVDSGSKDKTVEIAKKHKAKVYKRKFDDYVSQKNFALSLVKNEWVLTLDADEEVSLELKEEILALFQNGLPAADGYSTPRLTWYLGKWIRHGGWYPNRRIRLFHKSKGKFGGGLVHETIQLQGICKKLNSPVYHYSYKSIGDHVRYINAYSELGAREKYGAGKSSGLFYAFSEGFYKAFWMYFIRFGFLDGKQGFVLAILGFYYNFLKYIKLYELNLKDKKKV, from the coding sequence ATGCGGCTTCCTCTCTCCGTTTGTATTATCACACTCAACGAGCAAGACAATATAGAGCGTTGTCTTAAACCTCTAAATTTCGTTTCTGAAATCATCGTAGTCGATTCCGGTTCTAAGGATAAAACCGTAGAGATTGCCAAAAAACATAAGGCCAAAGTTTACAAAAGAAAATTCGACGACTACGTCAGTCAGAAAAACTTCGCTCTTTCTCTCGTTAAAAACGAATGGGTTTTAACTCTAGACGCGGACGAAGAAGTCTCTTTGGAATTAAAAGAGGAAATTCTGGCTTTGTTTCAAAACGGACTTCCCGCTGCGGACGGATATTCCACTCCGAGGCTTACTTGGTATTTGGGGAAATGGATCCGTCATGGAGGTTGGTATCCCAACCGAAGGATTCGACTCTTTCACAAATCCAAAGGAAAATTCGGAGGTGGACTCGTTCACGAGACGATTCAACTTCAAGGTATATGCAAAAAATTGAATTCTCCCGTATATCATTATTCCTATAAAAGCATCGGAGATCATGTTCGTTACATCAATGCGTATTCCGAATTAGGCGCTCGGGAAAAATACGGGGCCGGGAAATCGAGCGGTCTTTTTTACGCGTTTTCGGAGGGATTTTACAAGGCGTTTTGGATGTATTTTATTCGATTCGGATTTTTGGACGGGAAACAAGGTTTTGTTCTGGCGATTTTGGGATTTTATTATAATTTTCTAAAGTATATTAAATTGTACGAATTGAATTTGAAGGATAAGAAGAAAGTTTAA
- a CDS encoding imelysin family protein, whose translation MRILESMNTPWTRKSLAQGIKILTLSTMIVFSKIRCGDFGKITGTETFLVALFANASTGEFLNYTANRVAVPQLSRLLTATDELKTSAALYQANQNAATLTDLQTKWLAARRIFKQSETFYINRSYLPSNFFHKLDGYILGENNRPTANDLNLAAATNPNTGTVDSYPLTRKGFAALEYFIFDDGNGAHTTAAINAANANAGRRAYIVSLANVIQLDAQRLLGSWNSSSGNFAEELASGKGSFGGIKDATDSFINGLVQLEYTNQDIRVGIPAGLTVAGTTQYPAKLESIYSDTAYQDLLSSLEGLELVYYGNAGDNEARSLSYLVQFQNSALDARVKTKITTLKSLIQERINASATLKTDLAGNLNFVNTEIYLRFRELRIIFATEIIGILGANALPSNSDGD comes from the coding sequence ATGAGAATTTTAGAATCTATGAATACTCCTTGGACGAGAAAATCTCTCGCCCAAGGAATTAAAATTCTCACTCTGAGCACGATGATCGTATTCTCGAAAATTCGCTGCGGAGACTTCGGAAAAATTACTGGAACGGAAACCTTCCTAGTCGCGTTATTCGCAAACGCAAGTACAGGAGAATTTCTGAATTATACGGCCAACCGAGTCGCCGTTCCTCAACTCTCTCGTCTTCTAACCGCAACCGACGAGTTAAAAACGAGCGCCGCTTTGTACCAAGCGAATCAAAACGCGGCCACTCTTACGGATCTTCAAACGAAATGGTTAGCCGCGAGAAGAATTTTCAAACAATCCGAAACGTTTTATATCAACCGGTCCTATCTTCCTTCGAACTTCTTTCACAAATTGGACGGTTATATTTTAGGAGAAAACAACCGTCCGACGGCAAACGATTTGAATCTAGCCGCCGCAACCAATCCAAACACCGGTACGGTCGATTCGTATCCTCTTACTCGAAAGGGATTTGCCGCATTGGAATATTTCATTTTCGACGACGGTAACGGGGCGCATACGACCGCCGCAATTAACGCGGCAAACGCGAATGCGGGAAGAAGAGCCTACATCGTCTCTCTCGCGAATGTGATTCAATTGGACGCACAACGACTTCTTGGTTCTTGGAATTCTTCTTCCGGGAATTTTGCGGAAGAATTGGCTTCGGGCAAAGGTTCCTTCGGTGGGATCAAGGACGCGACTGACTCGTTCATCAACGGATTAGTTCAGTTGGAATATACGAATCAAGACATTCGAGTCGGAATCCCGGCGGGTCTCACGGTTGCAGGAACGACTCAATATCCCGCAAAGCTGGAATCAATTTACAGCGATACCGCCTATCAAGACCTATTGTCGTCTTTGGAAGGATTAGAACTCGTTTATTACGGTAATGCGGGAGATAACGAAGCGAGATCCCTAAGTTATCTCGTTCAGTTTCAAAACAGCGCGTTAGACGCCCGTGTTAAAACGAAAATTACCACGTTAAAGTCTCTCATTCAAGAAAGAATTAACGCATCCGCAACACTTAAGACAGACCTCGCCGGGAATCTCAACTTCGTAAATACGGAAATTTATTTAAGATTCAGGGAACTTCGCATAATCTTTGCGACGGAAATCATAGGAATCTTAGGAGCGAACGCCCTGCCTTCCAATTCGGACGGAGATTAA
- a CDS encoding di-heme oxidoredictase family protein codes for MTKKEFPFMISINSKIRIGFLSGILFCLLTQCNLKIFDHKKNNDQELALILLILANMDPGEQYSGGLTTVFDTTVNAFDLPAANLREDGNIDFQGGNSFFNRVWVQGGNSASDGLGPVFNSTSCNGCHVKDGRGTPPPSGSNVFSTMLIRVSQNGKDPITGGPVGLDNYGLQINNRGIAGVPAEATTTVNFAEEPGHFPDGEAYSLRRPTFIISNWGFGQPPVVHQSPRTSPMIPGLGLLEAIPESTILSFADENDSDGDGISGKPNFVWDAKLQKKVLGRFGWKANEPSLSQQNQGAFLGDIGITSPLFPNQNCVGIQADCFASPPGVNGTPEGTEISTKTAELVTFYTKLVGVPGRRNWTRPDVIRGKEIFSEIGCNACHKPYIFTGHSEGFPEISFQHIKPYTDLLLHDMGPDLADNREDFEASGTEWRTPPLWGTGLIQKVNGHNHLLHDGRARGHKEAILWHGGEALTSRNKFVNLPKEDRDKLILFLESL; via the coding sequence ATGACGAAAAAAGAGTTCCCCTTTATGATTTCAATCAATTCAAAAATTCGAATAGGATTCCTTAGCGGAATCCTATTCTGTTTACTCACTCAGTGTAACCTTAAAATTTTCGACCATAAAAAAAACAACGATCAAGAATTGGCATTGATTCTACTTATCCTTGCAAATATGGATCCCGGTGAACAATATTCCGGCGGCTTAACGACGGTTTTCGATACCACCGTAAACGCCTTCGACCTCCCTGCGGCAAATCTCCGAGAAGACGGAAACATAGACTTTCAAGGCGGAAACTCGTTCTTCAACCGAGTTTGGGTTCAAGGTGGAAATTCCGCTTCCGACGGATTGGGACCGGTTTTTAACAGCACCTCCTGTAACGGTTGTCACGTAAAAGACGGAAGAGGAACTCCTCCTCCCAGCGGAAGCAACGTTTTTTCCACTATGTTGATTCGAGTCAGCCAAAACGGAAAAGATCCGATCACAGGCGGACCGGTAGGACTCGATAACTACGGACTTCAGATTAATAATCGTGGAATTGCGGGAGTCCCAGCGGAAGCGACCACAACCGTAAACTTTGCGGAAGAACCGGGACATTTTCCCGACGGAGAGGCGTATTCTCTCAGAAGACCTACGTTCATCATCTCAAATTGGGGTTTTGGGCAACCTCCGGTAGTACACCAATCTCCTAGGACCTCTCCTATGATCCCAGGACTCGGACTTTTAGAAGCGATTCCGGAATCGACCATCCTTTCCTTTGCGGACGAAAACGACTCGGATGGGGACGGAATCTCCGGAAAACCGAATTTCGTTTGGGACGCCAAACTGCAAAAGAAAGTATTGGGAAGATTCGGATGGAAAGCGAACGAACCAAGTTTATCGCAACAAAATCAGGGAGCATTTTTAGGAGATATAGGAATCACGAGCCCTCTTTTTCCAAATCAAAACTGCGTAGGCATACAGGCGGATTGTTTCGCTTCCCCTCCCGGAGTTAACGGAACTCCCGAAGGAACCGAAATTTCGACTAAAACCGCGGAGTTAGTGACTTTTTATACCAAACTTGTGGGTGTTCCCGGAAGAAGAAACTGGACCCGCCCCGATGTGATTCGAGGGAAAGAGATCTTTTCGGAAATCGGATGCAACGCCTGTCATAAGCCTTATATTTTCACAGGTCACTCGGAGGGATTTCCGGAAATTTCTTTTCAACACATAAAACCGTATACCGATCTTCTTCTCCACGACATGGGACCCGATCTCGCAGACAACCGGGAAGACTTCGAAGCCTCCGGAACGGAATGGAGAACCCCTCCTCTTTGGGGAACGGGACTCATCCAAAAAGTGAACGGTCATAACCATCTCCTTCACGACGGACGCGCAAGAGGCCATAAAGAAGCGATTCTATGGCACGGGGGAGAAGCTTTGACATCCAGAAATAAATTTGTCAATCTTCCGAAAGAAGATCGGGATAAGTTGATTCTATTCCTGGAATCTCTATGA
- the lruB gene encoding imelysin LruB: MNLKKFTFPFFLSIVVQLLLFNCKPGEKPNDSLLALLGLGFQPTATKAQVVDRYLQLGYESYDQSYKDAVKLQTAVTAFAANTNPSAADHANLKNLYIIARASYLVTEAFRFSSGPIDNVDVLGCGSNADGSGEEECEGLINSWPLDESAIDNYVAAAGAQTTYAAILDANGDAAANNGAVDGDDETAITVGWHAIEYILWGQDLSNGGINEIAGQRTANELANADANGARRRAYMKAVTDGLVLQLGLIRDQFADGSRYSDALKSNPNAAITAIFQGLGKFIAGEWGGERLTGTFDGQQEEEHSCFSDTTKADFYYNAQGVLNIWSGSYELKKGTVASTGPGLRSLFGTLSAPPIAAQAIASRDVFCINLPEQTADPNYTTTCPPKSLTGRYDQIIRNTDSEYKILFDTQKLIGDTMKKTITDAAKGVGVSITDFSI, encoded by the coding sequence ATGAATCTCAAAAAATTTACTTTCCCCTTTTTTCTTTCAATCGTAGTGCAGCTCTTACTGTTCAACTGTAAGCCTGGAGAAAAACCGAACGATTCCCTGCTCGCTCTACTTGGATTAGGATTTCAACCAACTGCGACTAAAGCTCAAGTGGTAGATCGTTATCTGCAACTCGGCTACGAATCGTACGATCAAAGCTACAAAGACGCAGTCAAACTGCAAACCGCGGTAACTGCATTCGCCGCAAACACAAACCCGAGCGCAGCGGATCATGCAAATCTTAAAAATCTATACATCATCGCAAGAGCTTCTTATCTAGTAACCGAAGCGTTCCGTTTTTCTTCCGGACCGATCGATAACGTAGACGTCTTAGGTTGTGGAAGTAACGCGGACGGATCCGGAGAAGAAGAATGTGAGGGACTGATCAACTCGTGGCCGTTAGACGAAAGTGCGATTGATAACTACGTTGCGGCAGCGGGCGCGCAAACAACCTACGCCGCTATCCTAGATGCAAACGGAGATGCGGCAGCAAATAACGGAGCCGTCGATGGTGACGACGAAACGGCAATCACGGTAGGATGGCACGCAATCGAATATATTCTCTGGGGACAAGACCTGTCTAACGGAGGAATCAATGAAATTGCAGGACAACGTACCGCAAATGAACTTGCAAACGCAGATGCAAACGGAGCCAGAAGAAGAGCTTATATGAAAGCCGTCACCGACGGACTCGTTCTTCAATTAGGACTGATCCGAGACCAATTTGCAGACGGTTCCAGATATTCGGACGCACTGAAATCCAATCCTAACGCCGCAATCACTGCCATCTTTCAGGGTCTTGGAAAATTCATCGCAGGAGAATGGGGCGGAGAAAGACTCACCGGAACCTTTGATGGACAACAGGAAGAAGAGCATTCCTGTTTCAGCGATACTACCAAGGCTGACTTTTACTACAATGCTCAAGGAGTATTGAACATTTGGTCCGGATCTTACGAACTGAAAAAAGGAACCGTGGCTTCCACAGGGCCGGGACTAAGAAGTCTTTTCGGAACTCTCAGCGCTCCGCCGATCGCCGCCCAGGCAATTGCATCCAGAGACGTATTTTGCATCAATCTTCCGGAACAAACAGCAGATCCGAATTACACAACGACTTGCCCACCCAAATCTTTAACGGGAAGATACGACCAAATTATCAGAAATACGGATTCCGAATATAAAATCCTTTTTGATACGCAGAAACTAATCGGAGATACCATGAAAAAAACGATCACCGATGCCGCAAAAGGAGTTGGCGTCTCGATCACCGATTTTTCTATTTAA
- a CDS encoding TonB-dependent receptor family protein, which translates to MEQKSIPSLCIFLFFLLSWGIFAQSEENPTQRPSSNGEESERAAISVIGKRKVDLKRIPGSAIVIEKEFLEQTKPVDSMEVLRRVPGASIRYQDTGLILNLGFRGVNNDLGRKVLILEDGIFTSLNPYSAPEQYYTPNIDRMERIEVIKGSGAILFGPSTIGGVVNFITKRPSKEPILSVSAQGGSYGFFSSQVSYGGTFGNTGIDISFLRKQGNGFRDHQDFRLHEFSFKSITDLNEKHILTSKFLATAQDANMTYLGLTTAQFWNHSSSNFAEQDNRKLQRYSGDIGHEWKLTDHSKLVTKVYAAYTERNWARQNYLRNTGPNFGAIPGNVIKTYDTEPFVNRPGDTVYMLDSVGHRNRSYRFVGAESRYQQDYQFFGIKNQLDAGLRYHYETADIKYLDGPPTPDYAIFGNGFDKPPTGAASSEYSLSKSGNIRDHEVNHTKSIAGFAQNSLKFYDRFSVIPGIRYESFSQNRTILRQQSLDPATNQPLPNSPSQEVDKGSKHTYHVVIPGLGLTYDLNKDVTWFAGAHKGFSPPRYQDALNNSGVVNRIDPEYSYNYETGFRGDITNYLNAQVSYFDLNYINQIIITSSTSGNDSASSAKNGGRTYSRGLETNVTFDPAKLFEASFKLPIDLIYTRADARMNQYSIDASKITPNQSLLDFIVAQKDKNGNYVPYVSRDTVTLALGFIHQKGFYSRVEYQYFSAQYHDDSNTRTVYWADLITDPLGKKVLQYLNITSNSSGETGVIPAYGLINFSLGYKDPIQRWNLFVTGKNLADVRYISGRLPEGIQVGPFRQINVGVTFEL; encoded by the coding sequence ATGGAACAAAAATCAATTCCGTCTCTTTGTATTTTTCTCTTTTTCCTACTTTCTTGGGGAATTTTCGCACAATCAGAAGAAAATCCTACACAACGTCCTTCTTCTAACGGAGAAGAATCGGAACGCGCAGCCATTTCGGTGATAGGAAAACGAAAGGTCGACCTCAAAAGAATTCCCGGTTCAGCGATCGTCATTGAGAAGGAATTTTTGGAACAGACCAAACCGGTGGATTCGATGGAGGTTCTGAGAAGAGTTCCCGGAGCTTCCATTCGTTACCAAGATACCGGTTTGATTTTAAATCTGGGTTTTCGAGGCGTGAACAACGATCTCGGAAGAAAAGTTCTCATTTTAGAAGACGGAATTTTTACCTCTCTCAATCCTTACTCCGCGCCGGAACAATACTATACTCCGAATATCGATCGTATGGAAAGAATCGAAGTCATCAAAGGTTCGGGGGCGATTCTTTTTGGGCCTTCTACAATCGGCGGAGTGGTTAACTTCATCACAAAACGTCCTTCAAAAGAACCGATTCTTTCCGTGTCCGCACAAGGCGGGTCCTACGGATTCTTTTCCTCTCAAGTTTCTTACGGAGGAACGTTCGGAAATACCGGTATCGATATTTCGTTTCTCAGAAAACAAGGAAACGGATTTCGAGATCACCAAGACTTTCGATTGCATGAATTCTCCTTTAAGTCCATAACCGATCTGAATGAAAAACATATTCTTACTTCTAAATTTTTAGCAACCGCCCAAGATGCAAACATGACTTATCTCGGCTTGACAACCGCCCAGTTCTGGAATCATTCTTCTTCCAACTTTGCGGAACAGGATAACCGAAAACTTCAGAGATATTCCGGCGATATCGGCCACGAATGGAAACTCACCGATCATTCCAAACTTGTGACAAAAGTTTATGCTGCATATACGGAAAGGAACTGGGCAAGACAGAATTACCTTAGAAACACGGGCCCCAACTTCGGCGCCATTCCGGGTAACGTAATCAAAACCTACGATACGGAACCGTTTGTGAATCGCCCAGGCGATACGGTTTACATGTTAGACAGCGTGGGCCACAGAAACCGTTCTTATCGTTTTGTAGGAGCGGAATCCCGCTATCAACAAGACTATCAGTTTTTTGGAATCAAGAACCAGCTCGACGCGGGTCTGCGTTACCACTATGAAACTGCGGATATCAAATACTTAGACGGGCCGCCCACTCCCGATTATGCGATCTTCGGCAACGGCTTTGACAAACCCCCAACCGGAGCCGCTTCTTCGGAATATTCCCTCTCCAAATCGGGAAATATAAGAGATCACGAAGTCAATCACACAAAATCCATCGCAGGTTTTGCTCAAAACAGTCTCAAGTTCTACGATCGATTTTCGGTGATTCCAGGGATTCGTTACGAATCGTTTTCACAAAACAGGACGATTCTTCGTCAACAGTCTCTGGATCCGGCCACTAACCAACCTCTTCCGAACTCCCCCTCCCAAGAAGTGGACAAAGGAAGCAAACACACGTATCACGTTGTAATTCCAGGCCTCGGGCTTACTTACGACCTCAATAAAGATGTGACTTGGTTTGCAGGCGCGCACAAAGGCTTTTCACCTCCTAGATATCAGGACGCATTGAACAATTCCGGCGTCGTCAATCGAATCGATCCAGAATATTCCTATAACTACGAAACCGGCTTTCGAGGAGATATTACAAATTACTTAAATGCCCAGGTAAGTTACTTCGATCTGAACTATATCAACCAAATCATAATCACTTCTTCCACTTCCGGAAACGACTCCGCCTCCTCTGCAAAAAACGGAGGAAGAACTTACAGTCGAGGTCTGGAAACCAACGTCACGTTCGATCCGGCCAAATTGTTTGAAGCATCCTTCAAACTTCCGATTGATTTGATTTATACAAGAGCGGACGCGAGAATGAATCAGTATTCCATCGACGCCTCAAAAATCACACCAAATCAATCTCTACTCGATTTTATCGTCGCTCAGAAGGATAAAAACGGTAACTACGTGCCTTACGTTTCCAGAGACACCGTGACCCTCGCTCTCGGTTTTATCCATCAAAAGGGCTTTTACTCAAGAGTAGAATATCAATATTTCTCCGCCCAATATCACGACGACTCAAATACTAGAACCGTATACTGGGCCGACCTGATCACGGACCCTCTCGGCAAAAAAGTATTACAATATCTTAATATAACTTCGAATAGTTCCGGCGAAACCGGCGTGATTCCCGCATACGGGCTCATTAACTTTTCTCTGGGTTATAAGGACCCGATTCAACGTTGGAATCTCTTTGTCACCGGAAAGAATTTAGCCGATGTTCGTTACATTTCCGGTCGCCTTCCCGAAGGAATTCAAGTCGGTCCGTTTCGCCAAATCAATGTCGGTGTCACTTTTGAACTCTGA
- a CDS encoding M4 family metalopeptidase thermolysin — translation MKYFDWFVYKKIGIISIWVFSSFIFLSCRDGKQIEFPYWLGILNPVSIDSKAISERQYSPNGSLTFARFNSDLVPYSRQQAPEVLKAYLQISPESQPLLLRSNRYADRIYDRFQQYYKNIKVENGIYTIESKDNTIESMSGNFSEVPSDLITTPSLSETDALSKALKHFGAKKYIWESPEREEMLKTIKKDSKATYFPKGELLISKLSGLQKNEFRLVYRFGIAAIEPSASKYIHVDANSGEILASKDARRYEAGEPGPTPQPPPDPNYGICFPDKTPCIKTGSAATRFSGVQSIITWTAGKDNYYELKDYSRGKGIFTYSWGFVDLGHGNESHKFPFSDSNNIWTSSEYHDDFNHDALFDAHWGIEKTYDYFKVVHNRLSYDGNDGSIANNVHYARSWITNNAYWDDATEELFYLYCPHNNSACQDSGGDFMDPRFEDTTSLDFVSHEYGHGVVAYTSGWGYEKESGALNEGFSDIWNIAVNHFVNKTLGMHKNIWLFGDETAPGGGIRSAQNPRSTGLISIGPTTYKGLFWDFETEKVHINSTVLSHWFYILSNGKQGTNDHKCEYDASGISIEKAEKIAYGTLLSLWPTSEYSDVRSASIAVSKYLYGKFSQEVKSTIDAWDAVGVPANTTSQGGLGMKPKHFITSVKLSNLERNSGNDCGYRDSTYLRSTVLKGVTYNIQLSSQNSSTDMFPTRTHKWKVWIDFNRDGIFDDGANSTELVVQDSVSVSTEGNIQKSFIVPANALTGDTRMRVSMKASTSSEGYPRSDEKFIEGEVEDYTITIRSLTF, via the coding sequence ATGAAGTATTTTGATTGGTTTGTATATAAAAAAATAGGAATTATTTCTATTTGGGTTTTTTCTAGTTTTATTTTTCTGAGCTGTCGAGATGGAAAGCAGATTGAATTTCCATACTGGCTTGGAATTTTAAATCCGGTTTCGATTGATAGCAAAGCGATTTCGGAGAGACAATATTCTCCCAATGGATCTCTTACATTTGCGCGATTCAATTCGGATCTGGTTCCGTATTCCAGGCAACAAGCGCCGGAAGTATTGAAAGCTTATCTTCAGATATCTCCGGAATCGCAACCGCTTCTTTTGCGTTCCAATCGTTACGCGGATCGCATTTACGATCGATTTCAACAATATTATAAAAATATTAAGGTCGAAAATGGAATCTATACGATCGAATCGAAAGATAACACAATCGAATCTATGAGCGGAAATTTTTCCGAGGTTCCGTCGGACTTGATTACAACACCTTCTTTGTCGGAAACGGACGCTTTGTCCAAAGCCTTGAAACATTTCGGTGCTAAAAAGTATATTTGGGAATCACCGGAAAGAGAGGAGATGTTGAAAACAATCAAGAAGGATTCCAAAGCTACTTATTTTCCGAAAGGAGAACTCTTGATATCCAAGCTCTCCGGTTTGCAAAAAAATGAGTTCCGATTGGTGTATCGATTTGGAATTGCCGCGATCGAACCGTCTGCTTCGAAATACATTCATGTAGATGCAAACTCCGGTGAAATTCTTGCGAGTAAGGATGCTCGGCGGTACGAAGCGGGAGAACCGGGCCCGACTCCGCAACCCCCGCCGGATCCGAATTACGGAATTTGTTTTCCTGACAAAACCCCCTGTATTAAAACGGGTTCGGCTGCGACTCGATTTAGCGGAGTACAGTCGATCATAACTTGGACGGCGGGCAAAGACAATTATTACGAACTGAAAGATTATTCGAGAGGAAAAGGAATTTTTACGTATTCTTGGGGATTCGTAGATTTGGGTCATGGAAATGAATCTCATAAGTTTCCATTCAGTGATTCTAATAATATTTGGACTAGTTCGGAGTATCATGACGATTTCAACCATGACGCTTTATTCGATGCGCACTGGGGAATCGAAAAAACGTATGATTATTTTAAAGTCGTTCACAACCGGTTGAGTTATGACGGGAATGATGGAAGCATAGCGAATAACGTTCATTATGCTCGTTCATGGATAACTAACAATGCATATTGGGATGATGCCACCGAAGAGCTTTTTTATCTGTACTGTCCTCATAACAATAGTGCTTGTCAGGATTCCGGCGGTGACTTCATGGATCCGAGATTTGAGGACACGACTTCTCTTGATTTTGTTTCTCATGAATATGGCCACGGTGTAGTCGCTTATACTTCCGGTTGGGGGTATGAGAAAGAGTCGGGAGCCTTGAACGAAGGATTCAGCGATATCTGGAATATCGCGGTGAATCATTTTGTTAATAAGACATTGGGAATGCACAAAAATATATGGTTGTTCGGAGATGAAACGGCACCGGGAGGGGGAATACGTTCCGCTCAGAATCCAAGGTCCACCGGGCTCATCAGCATAGGTCCTACTACTTACAAAGGACTTTTTTGGGATTTTGAGACGGAAAAAGTTCATATAAATAGTACCGTTTTGAGTCATTGGTTTTATATCCTTTCCAATGGAAAACAAGGGACCAACGATCACAAGTGCGAGTACGACGCCTCTGGTATCAGCATTGAAAAGGCCGAGAAAATTGCCTATGGAACGTTACTCTCTCTTTGGCCTACATCAGAGTATAGCGATGTAAGATCCGCAAGTATCGCCGTTTCAAAATATTTATATGGAAAGTTTTCGCAAGAAGTGAAAAGTACGATCGACGCTTGGGACGCGGTCGGCGTTCCTGCAAATACCACTTCTCAGGGCGGATTAGGTATGAAACCGAAACATTTCATAACTTCCGTAAAACTTTCGAATCTGGAAAGAAACTCGGGAAATGATTGCGGATATAGGGATAGTACTTACCTCCGTTCAACGGTTTTGAAAGGAGTGACTTATAATATCCAGTTATCGAGTCAGAATTCTTCGACCGACATGTTTCCAACAAGAACTCATAAATGGAAAGTATGGATCGACTTCAATCGAGATGGTATTTTTGACGATGGCGCTAATTCCACGGAATTGGTGGTGCAAGATTCCGTATCTGTTTCGACAGAGGGAAACATTCAAAAATCATTTATAGTTCCGGCAAATGCCTTAACCGGGGATACAAGAATGAGAGTTTCAATGAAAGCAAGTACAAGTTCGGAAGGTTATCCTCGTTCGGACGAAAAATTTATCGAAGGCGAAGTGGAAGATTATACGATTACAATTCGTTCCCTAACTTTTTAG